One window from the genome of Periophthalmus magnuspinnatus isolate fPerMag1 chromosome 18, fPerMag1.2.pri, whole genome shotgun sequence encodes:
- the LOC117386429 gene encoding uncharacterized protein LOC117386429 — protein MFDNPVSSPWQEQRALNGGFVNISIQTVCKGTMSDPVFTALSDPDLHLSCVIKSSKLISCSWKPHSSAHISFFYNLFDGNVDDDSHPLRECSHYTDSTRTGCDLRVNTYQFTQINVLLNGTADNRTIRNIYQLSALPLRLSPLNWTVKPSREQFHISWTPPEFSNVVWKYFIKYIDCTNTPVIKEIATGLSAELNRIPECSYNISIKGVVEENGGTEWTLDKHYDAVSGLNPMMFAVILIPLLMAALVVLSLIWCMKNKSKIFPKVPQPNPELFKDILNNKINTLDFYITKSEEEHLNHMNLEVDSKLIKSQL, from the exons atg TTCGACAACCCTGTTTCATCACCTTGGCAGGAACAGCGTGCTCTAAATGGAGGATTTGTCAATATTTCGATTCAAACTGTTTGCAAAGGTACCATGAGTGATCCTGTATTTACTGCCCTCAGTGACCCAG ATCTACATTTATCGTGTGTAATTAAGTCCAGCAAACTCATCTCCTGCTCCTGGAAGCCTCACTCTTCTGCACACATCAGCTTTTTCTATAA TTTATTTGATGGGAATGTTGATGATGACTCTCATCCATTACGAGAGTGCTCCCATTACACAGACAGCACGAGGACGGGATGTGACCTGCGAGTGAACACATATCAGTTCACACAGATCAATGTGCTCCTGAATGGGACAGCGGACAATAGGACCATACGCAACATATACCAACTTTCAGCTCTTCCAT TAAGACTCTCCCCTCTGAACTGGACTGTTAAACCTTCAAGAGAGCAGTTCCACATCAGCTGGACCCCTCCTGAGTTTTCAAATGTAGTGTGGAAATACTTTATCAAATACATCGACTGTACAAACACTCCG GTTATAAAAGAAATCGCCACTGGCCTCTCTGCTGAATTGAACCGCATTCCTGAATGCTCATACAATATCTCTATAAAAGGAGTTGTCGAAGAGAATGGAGGCACTGAGTGGACTCTCGACAAACATTACG ATGCAGTTTCAGGCCTTAACCCTATGATGTTTGCTGTCATTCTGATCCCTCTATTAATGGCAGCACTGGTAGTACTGTCCTTAATATGGTGTATGAA AAATAAGTCCAAAATCTTCCCCAAAGTGCCACAGCCCAACCCAGAActatttaaagacattttaaacaataag ATCAACACTCTAgatttttatataacaaaatCAGAGGAGGAACACTTGAACCACATGAATCTTGAGGTGGACTCCAAACTGATCAAATCacaactttga